Within the Tistrella mobilis genome, the region TGATGTTCGCCGGCCACAACGCCTATCGTTTCGCCGAGGATCCGTTCTATTCGAACGGCTTCGTGCCGACCGTGCGTCAGCTCGTCGAACGCATCCGCACCGGTGACTGATGTGCATCTTCCGGCCGGAGATCGGGGGGCTTCCCTGGTCTCCGGCCTTGCACTCAGAATGGAACGCACCTAAATTCCTGGCTAACTGACCGTCCCTACGCGACTTTCCCATGGCGCGTCGTGGACCTTCAACAAGACGAGAGCCGGGAATGTCCACCAACCGCCCCTATACCGCCGTGCTCGAGAAGCTCAAGGCAGCCGGTCTCCGGCCGACCAAGCAGCGTCTCGCTCTGGCGCGTCTGCTGCTCGACGGCACCGACCGTCATGTGACGGCCGAAGAGCTGCACCGCGAGGCGCAGGCGGCGGCGCTCCCGGTGTCGCTGGCCACCGTGTACAATACGCTGCACCAGTTCACCCAGGCGGGGCTGCTGCGCGAGCTGGTCGTCGACAGCGGCCGGTCCTATTTCGACACCAATGTCAGCCACCATCATCATTTCTTTTATGAAGACGG harbors:
- the irrA gene encoding iron response transcriptional regulator IrrA codes for the protein MSTNRPYTAVLEKLKAAGLRPTKQRLALARLLLDGTDRHVTAEELHREAQAAALPVSLATVYNTLHQFTQAGLLRELVVDSGRSYFDTNVSHHHHFFYEDGGHLQDIPGDAVQIARLPEPPGDASIARVDVIIRVR